In Caproicibacterium amylolyticum, a genomic segment contains:
- a CDS encoding methionine ABC transporter permease, which translates to MIDLGVPNEKILLGAQQTIYMVGISLIIGTIIGAVMAVVLVLTRKDGIRPNKIVYGILNAVINVVRSVPFIILMVFIMPLTKVIVGTRIGTPAAIVPLVVFIAPYLARLMESSLLEVNRGIVEAAQSMGATTFQIIWHFLLPESSGSLILALTTGAIGLLGATAMAGAIGAGGVGDLALTYGYERMNFPLMLFTVVVLIIFVQLIQALGNFLSRRLRHK; encoded by the coding sequence ATGATTGACCTTGGTGTACCAAATGAAAAAATTCTGCTGGGAGCGCAGCAAACCATTTATATGGTTGGCATTTCCCTAATCATCGGCACAATTATCGGTGCTGTAATGGCAGTTGTACTGGTGCTGACCCGCAAAGACGGCATCCGTCCAAACAAAATTGTGTACGGCATTCTCAATGCGGTCATTAACGTGGTACGCAGCGTTCCATTTATTATCCTCATGGTGTTCATCATGCCGCTTACAAAGGTAATTGTCGGCACACGCATCGGCACCCCCGCCGCAATCGTTCCACTGGTAGTGTTCATTGCTCCCTACCTTGCCCGCCTGATGGAAAGTTCCCTGTTGGAAGTAAACCGCGGTATTGTAGAAGCGGCGCAGTCCATGGGCGCCACCACCTTTCAAATCATCTGGCACTTTCTGCTGCCGGAATCCAGCGGTTCGCTCATCCTTGCACTGACTACCGGTGCAATCGGCCTTTTGGGCGCCACCGCAATGGCCGGTGCAATCGGTGCGGGCGGTGTCGGTGACTTGGCGCTGACCTATGGCTATGAGCGCATGAACTTTCCGCTGATGCTTTTTACCGTGGTTGTGCTGATTATCTTCGTACAGCTGATTCAGGCACTGGGAAACTTCCTTTCCCGCAGGCTGCGGCATAAGTGA
- a CDS encoding MetQ/NlpA family ABC transporter substrate-binding protein, whose protein sequence is MKKNLTIRKVTALGLAALFASASLTGCGSSASTASGSAASAAPAKKELKFSKSQGPYSELFQKGIQPILEKKGYKITAVDMSDLSQADSALNDGEVDFNVEQHVAYMNNFNKTQNGHLAAVTPIPTVPAGIYPGSKSALNQIADGAKVAVPNDASNTARAYVLLQKAGWIKLKDGTQPTKATQDDIAENPHHIQFTEMKSLNIPSVRTDFDFIVITGSIVYNAKIDPSTALLKEDILPDLMLHLVVKDSDKDSQWAKDIAAAYQSAEFKTYLDKNNNGLWTAPDYSKK, encoded by the coding sequence ATGAAAAAGAATCTTACCATCCGCAAAGTTACCGCGCTCGGTCTTGCCGCTTTGTTTGCATCCGCTTCCCTGACCGGCTGCGGCTCAAGTGCCTCCACAGCCAGCGGCAGCGCTGCTTCTGCCGCACCGGCAAAGAAAGAATTAAAATTCAGCAAATCACAGGGACCGTACAGCGAACTTTTTCAAAAGGGCATTCAGCCGATTTTGGAGAAAAAGGGTTACAAAATTACCGCTGTGGATATGTCCGACCTTTCACAGGCCGACTCCGCGCTAAATGACGGTGAAGTTGACTTTAACGTAGAACAACACGTTGCCTACATGAACAACTTTAATAAGACACAAAACGGCCACCTTGCCGCCGTAACCCCGATTCCGACCGTTCCGGCGGGCATTTACCCCGGTTCCAAATCCGCACTGAACCAGATTGCAGACGGTGCCAAAGTAGCTGTTCCGAATGATGCTTCCAACACCGCGCGTGCTTACGTTCTGCTGCAGAAAGCCGGTTGGATTAAATTGAAAGACGGCACCCAACCCACCAAAGCTACACAGGATGACATTGCTGAAAATCCGCATCACATTCAGTTTACGGAAATGAAATCCCTGAACATTCCATCCGTACGCACTGATTTTGATTTCATCGTCATTACCGGTTCTATCGTATACAACGCAAAGATTGACCCCTCCACCGCCCTGCTCAAGGAGGACATTCTCCCCGACCTAATGCTGCATTTGGTGGTAAAGGATTCCGACAAAGACAGCCAGTGGGCAAAGGACATTGCTGCCGCTTATCAATCTGCTGAATTCAAAACCTATCTAGACAAAAACAACAACGGCCTGTGGACCGCGCCGGATTACAGCAAAAAGTAA
- a CDS encoding DUF4340 domain-containing protein: protein MKLKQLFCGILAAALAASILAGCREETNGTSSVASQAVSAASASSVQTISKTSAQLKQQEQPQFLSKGIRMLSVSKSGQETFRVEYAPASYKSGFDSWTIPTPYQNTVMVDTQTMYELFDKLAAVSFTSPAQVKTGTDTGIANSTDSFTLQFLQTKEESTAVSAPDADSTATVLLGKEDGSGNVYAAVKGKESVVYLISKDTADALRKIDPYAYILKIAGVVNAASVSKVTMETGAKTYMLEIDGGTYRANGKTLKKDSFTSLYKELLGLELTGKAEKAPASGTAADLTVTFSRTTAEAPQMQFIYTPQSGDTDTLTVNGNTFFTVSHTEVQAICKKIAEVCG from the coding sequence ATGAAACTGAAACAACTATTCTGCGGAATTTTAGCAGCGGCGCTGGCGGCATCCATCCTTGCTGGCTGCAGAGAAGAAACAAACGGAACCTCCTCTGTGGCCTCACAGGCGGTGTCGGCTGCCTCTGCTTCATCTGTGCAAACAATTTCAAAAACATCTGCGCAGCTGAAACAGCAGGAGCAGCCGCAGTTCCTTTCCAAAGGAATCCGGATGCTTTCCGTAAGCAAATCAGGGCAGGAAACGTTTCGGGTGGAGTACGCGCCCGCTTCCTACAAAAGCGGTTTTGACAGTTGGACGATTCCGACACCATACCAAAATACTGTGATGGTCGATACGCAGACAATGTACGAGCTGTTTGACAAGCTTGCGGCGGTCAGCTTTACTTCACCCGCGCAGGTAAAAACCGGAACGGATACAGGCATTGCCAACAGCACGGATTCCTTTACGCTTCAGTTTTTGCAGACGAAGGAGGAATCGACCGCAGTGTCCGCACCGGATGCGGACAGCACTGCAACAGTGCTTTTGGGTAAAGAGGACGGCAGTGGAAATGTCTACGCGGCGGTTAAAGGGAAAGAATCCGTTGTCTATTTGATTTCCAAAGATACCGCGGATGCTCTGCGCAAAATTGACCCCTATGCTTATATTTTGAAAATCGCCGGAGTTGTGAATGCGGCCAGTGTTTCCAAGGTGACCATGGAGACCGGCGCAAAGACCTACATGCTTGAAATTGACGGCGGCACCTACCGTGCCAATGGAAAAACACTGAAAAAAGACAGCTTCACTTCGTTGTACAAGGAGCTTTTGGGGTTAGAGCTGACTGGAAAAGCGGAAAAAGCGCCCGCTTCCGGCACAGCGGCAGATCTGACTGTCACATTCAGCAGAACAACGGCGGAAGCGCCGCAGATGCAGTTCATTTATACACCACAGAGCGGGGATACGGATACGCTGACCGTGAACGGAAATACGTTTTTTACCGTCAGCCATACGGAAGTACAGGCAATCTGCAAAAAAATCGCGGAAGTGTGCGGATAA
- a CDS encoding response regulator transcription factor — MYQILVVDDEQMIRMGIKRALPWNTLAIDTVYTAASGKEALEMLQEHHPQIMLTDIYMSEMTGIELIDAAKKIVPQLRIIVLTGYDRFDYARECLRLHVEDFLLKPIDEEVLRESIFRQVQALDAQQQAEKPAQLRASGLQEQMELEKQLRALVRRDLTAQETEEFCRKNHFDPAQSLQAAVLVPGLYTDKQDTDGFRAIMVRNICISMVDRQGKGVTFADSDGTIVLVFFLGENAESGVEQASALTSVLGDDFDTTPRIVLGSCETGFANLYISYNDARLMLQDEKTEFCSIVQMAPDKKRETLFQDVYTELKNIMCANVGDTDKVMKAYATFCKAAVSYNLSAANTRRCCLEIASSVYFSYITQMSVENGENLNALAQSLTHAARAESCEMTRMYLSKLLEQQSQNVHDLVSIARRYIDEHLEEDLSVANIAASLFVTPNYFSRLFKRVTGEGCNEYIVRRRIKKAKSLLETTSLKTGRIALMVGYRDTNYFSLAFKKHTGKSPTQYRDESRQPAK, encoded by the coding sequence ATGTACCAAATACTGGTGGTGGATGACGAGCAGATGATCCGCATGGGAATCAAACGCGCGTTGCCGTGGAATACGCTGGCGATAGATACGGTGTACACAGCGGCTTCCGGCAAAGAAGCGTTGGAAATGCTGCAGGAGCACCATCCGCAGATCATGCTGACGGATATTTACATGTCAGAAATGACGGGTATTGAATTGATTGACGCGGCAAAAAAGATTGTGCCGCAGCTGCGCATCATTGTACTGACAGGCTACGACCGCTTTGACTACGCTCGCGAGTGCCTGCGCCTGCATGTTGAAGACTTTTTGCTCAAACCGATTGATGAAGAAGTGCTGCGGGAATCGATTTTTCGCCAGGTGCAGGCTCTGGATGCACAGCAGCAGGCAGAAAAACCCGCACAACTGCGTGCAAGCGGACTGCAGGAACAGATGGAGCTGGAAAAGCAGCTGCGCGCATTGGTGCGTCGGGACCTTACTGCACAGGAAACGGAAGAATTCTGCCGCAAAAATCATTTTGATCCGGCACAATCCCTGCAGGCAGCAGTGCTGGTGCCGGGACTGTATACGGACAAACAGGATACGGATGGTTTTCGGGCGATTATGGTGCGCAACATCTGTATCAGCATGGTGGATCGGCAGGGCAAGGGAGTTACCTTTGCGGACAGTGACGGAACCATTGTGCTGGTGTTCTTTTTGGGAGAAAACGCCGAGAGCGGTGTGGAGCAAGCGTCTGCCCTTACAAGTGTGCTGGGGGATGACTTTGATACTACCCCGCGTATCGTGCTGGGCAGCTGCGAAACCGGCTTTGCGAATCTTTATATTTCTTATAATGACGCACGGCTGATGCTGCAGGACGAAAAGACGGAGTTTTGCAGTATTGTGCAGATGGCACCGGACAAAAAGCGTGAAACGCTGTTTCAGGATGTGTATACAGAACTGAAAAACATCATGTGTGCAAATGTGGGGGATACCGACAAAGTGATGAAGGCATATGCCACTTTCTGCAAAGCGGCAGTTTCCTACAACCTTTCGGCAGCCAACACGCGCCGCTGCTGCCTGGAAATTGCCAGTTCGGTTTACTTTTCTTACATTACGCAGATGAGTGTAGAAAACGGCGAAAATCTGAATGCATTGGCGCAAAGTCTGACGCATGCTGCCCGCGCGGAGTCCTGCGAAATGACGCGGATGTATTTGTCAAAGCTGTTGGAGCAGCAGAGCCAAAATGTACATGACTTGGTTTCTATAGCGCGTCGGTATATTGATGAGCACTTGGAGGAAGATTTGTCCGTTGCAAACATTGCGGCTTCACTGTTTGTCACTCCTAATTATTTTTCACGTCTGTTTAAGCGTGTAACAGGAGAGGGCTGCAACGAATATATCGTGCGCAGGCGGATTAAAAAAGCGAAATCACTGCTGGAGACTACCAGCTTGAAAACAGGGCGGATTGCGCTGATGGTGGGTTACCGGGATACTAACTATTTTTCGCTGGCGTTTAAAAAGCACACCGGCAAGTCCCCTACACAGTATCGGGACGAGTCGCGCCAGCCCGCGAAATAA
- a CDS encoding sensor histidine kinase: MGKMMDSVHHWNFDKKIKALVSAALIITAAIMLVISSLSSTAAITDQTRSLLQEQNRAVAAGFENSLNNYKSLAYSLVLDNSVQRYLQNTTDVASANNTRNVLRSTLNMFSSLNFAALVDEQGNYLYKGNESSLTTRFASVYKEDFQNCRYVIGTDMRIGYTKSYYSYETLNLYFPVYDTNYIGKKRGMLCLSFNDNNLSQVQRHQDSSLHSGLAVLSSHGASIAHSIQKGAADGINMSWFTGDSGSCQYNGRFYLYQRIPGWSFYVVSSVAAADLYASSAKTIILLLVLVAGAVVASLIIVNHTVRLLYKPLEKVVRKMDAVANGSLQTRINEQHMGADFKKLASGFNTMMDKMLELMEQVKEEQHQMEQIRFNALQSQIKPHFLYNTLECIHWQAEADGNKEISTLVKALAKYYRICLSGGRDIVALSEEIECVRSYLIIQNMRYGNIIDSNFTIDPVLENIAIPKLTLQPLVENSIYHGIKVKEGRRGCVVLSVRRAGGDIWLTLADTGTGMTQEQVDEINNGIAQYDECFGYGVRNVHRRIQLLYGAQYGLHYSRNDKGGVTVTICLPDRCIDED; the protein is encoded by the coding sequence ATGGGTAAAATGATGGATTCTGTACATCATTGGAACTTTGACAAAAAAATCAAGGCGCTGGTTTCTGCTGCGCTTATTATTACTGCCGCCATTATGCTGGTTATTTCATCGCTTTCCTCCACTGCGGCCATTACCGATCAGACACGTTCCTTGCTGCAGGAACAGAACCGGGCAGTGGCGGCCGGCTTTGAAAACTCCCTGAACAATTACAAATCACTTGCCTACAGCTTGGTGCTGGACAATTCTGTGCAGAGATACCTGCAAAATACCACGGATGTAGCCAGCGCAAACAACACACGCAATGTGCTGCGCAGTACACTGAATATGTTTTCTTCGCTGAATTTTGCCGCACTGGTGGATGAGCAGGGAAACTATCTGTACAAAGGCAACGAATCTTCACTGACTACGCGGTTTGCATCGGTTTATAAAGAGGATTTTCAAAACTGCCGCTATGTAATCGGCACCGATATGCGTATTGGTTACACAAAGTCTTACTACAGTTATGAAACGCTGAATCTATATTTCCCGGTTTATGATACGAATTATATCGGCAAAAAACGAGGAATGCTATGCTTAAGCTTTAATGACAACAATTTAAGTCAGGTGCAGCGGCATCAAGATTCCAGCTTGCACAGCGGTTTGGCAGTGCTGAGCAGCCACGGTGCATCCATTGCACACAGCATCCAGAAAGGTGCAGCCGACGGAATCAATATGTCTTGGTTCACCGGTGACAGTGGTTCCTGCCAGTACAACGGGAGGTTTTACCTGTATCAGCGTATTCCCGGCTGGTCCTTTTACGTAGTCAGCAGCGTTGCGGCAGCGGACTTGTATGCTTCCAGTGCAAAAACCATCATTTTGCTGCTTGTGTTGGTGGCCGGAGCTGTGGTGGCGAGTCTTATTATTGTGAATCATACGGTGCGCCTGCTGTACAAACCGCTGGAAAAGGTAGTCAGGAAAATGGATGCGGTTGCGAATGGTTCCCTGCAGACGCGCATTAACGAACAGCACATGGGCGCTGACTTTAAAAAGCTTGCTTCTGGCTTTAACACTATGATGGACAAAATGCTGGAATTGATGGAGCAGGTAAAAGAAGAACAGCACCAGATGGAGCAGATTCGTTTCAATGCACTGCAGTCGCAGATTAAGCCACACTTTTTGTACAATACACTGGAGTGTATCCACTGGCAGGCAGAAGCGGATGGAAACAAGGAGATTTCCACGCTTGTTAAGGCACTTGCGAAATATTACCGCATTTGTTTAAGCGGGGGCAGGGATATTGTTGCACTTTCCGAAGAAATTGAATGTGTGCGCAGTTATTTAATCATACAGAATATGCGTTATGGCAATATTATTGACAGTAACTTTACCATTGACCCGGTGCTGGAGAATATTGCGATTCCAAAACTGACTCTGCAGCCGCTGGTGGAGAACAGCATTTACCACGGCATTAAGGTGAAAGAAGGCCGGCGCGGCTGCGTAGTGCTCAGCGTACGGCGCGCCGGTGGGGACATCTGGCTGACCCTTGCGGACACCGGCACCGGTATGACACAGGAACAGGTGGATGAAATCAATAACGGCATTGCACAGTATGATGAATGCTTTGGCTACGGTGTCCGCAATGTGCACAGACGTATTCAGCTGCTGTACGGTGCACAGTATGGGCTGCATTATTCGCGCAACGACAAAGGAGGCGTTACGGTAACCATCTGTCTGCCTGACAGATGCATAGACGAAGATTAA
- a CDS encoding carbohydrate ABC transporter permease, with the protein MTVANNAETLALKVKQSKRKKVIAWTIAGIFSAIYLVISLAPFIFMVLNSFKQKFEMLVGGVFSIPKSLDFSNYTSALKGNFLHYLMNSVVILAISLIILLFVSACASYPLSRFRFKMRAPIYSVIVACMCIPVHITLIPIFRMAKSTHMYDSIWSLIGPYVAFGVPISVFILTSFMKAIPREIEESSEIDGCNKFQIFFKMILPLSKPGLATLAIYNGVNMWNEFSFAYTLTQSANSRTLPLAVWDFQGQYSMNTPMIMAVLTLSLLPMVIVFIIFQDKLVKGMTAGAVKG; encoded by the coding sequence ATGACAGTAGCAAACAACGCAGAAACTCTGGCTCTGAAAGTAAAGCAGAGCAAACGCAAAAAGGTGATTGCCTGGACAATTGCCGGAATCTTTTCAGCAATCTATCTGGTGATTTCACTGGCACCGTTTATTTTCATGGTGCTTAATTCCTTTAAGCAGAAGTTTGAGATGCTGGTAGGCGGTGTTTTTTCGATCCCCAAAAGCTTGGACTTTTCCAACTACACATCTGCGCTGAAGGGCAACTTCCTGCACTACCTGATGAACAGCGTTGTAATACTGGCAATTTCGCTGATCATTCTGCTGTTTGTTTCGGCTTGTGCATCCTATCCGTTGAGCCGTTTCCGCTTTAAGATGCGTGCCCCGATTTATTCCGTGATTGTTGCGTGCATGTGCATTCCGGTGCATATTACCCTGATTCCAATTTTCCGCATGGCAAAATCAACGCATATGTACGACTCCATCTGGTCTCTGATTGGTCCGTATGTTGCGTTTGGCGTGCCGATCTCCGTCTTTATTCTTACGAGTTTCATGAAGGCGATTCCCAGAGAAATTGAAGAATCTTCAGAAATTGACGGCTGCAACAAATTTCAAATTTTCTTTAAGATGATTTTGCCGCTGTCAAAGCCGGGCTTGGCAACGCTGGCAATTTACAACGGAGTCAATATGTGGAACGAGTTCAGCTTTGCCTACACCCTCACTCAGTCCGCAAACTCCCGTACCCTGCCACTGGCAGTGTGGGACTTTCAGGGACAGTACAGCATGAATACCCCGATGATTATGGCTGTGCTGACACTCAGCCTGCTGCCCATGGTGATTGTATTCATCATTTTCCAGGACAAACTGGTAAAGGGCATGACAGCGGGTGCAGTAAAGGGTTAA
- a CDS encoding carbohydrate ABC transporter permease, with product MMNNSVSLAARRRRNTRLCALAFLAPVAIVLVVFVFYPIIDTFITSGYKWNGISADKQWVGLNNWSKLVQDSKFWTAFTNNIIIMILSILIQIPLGLAMATFIDFGGKKMTVFKVMWFIPMLMSSVAIGFLFNYALATNGGIVSSLSALFGGGNVDLLGNPKTALLTVIMVICWQFAPFYMVYFMAAYTNIPFDVYEAATIDGATRGQYFLHVALPLLAPSMKSAAILSMVGSLKYFDLIYVMTGGGPGTSTELMATYMYKESFKNFNMGYGSTIAGGMFILITIISLLTMRAINGKEEK from the coding sequence ATGATGAACAACTCGGTTTCGCTGGCAGCCAGACGCCGCCGCAACACACGGCTGTGTGCACTGGCATTTCTGGCACCAGTGGCGATTGTGCTGGTGGTTTTCGTGTTTTACCCCATCATAGACACATTTATTACCAGCGGCTACAAATGGAACGGCATTTCGGCAGATAAACAGTGGGTTGGCCTGAACAACTGGAGCAAATTGGTGCAGGACAGCAAGTTTTGGACCGCATTTACGAACAACATTATTATCATGATCCTGTCCATCCTCATCCAGATTCCGCTTGGACTTGCCATGGCAACTTTCATTGACTTTGGCGGAAAAAAGATGACGGTTTTCAAGGTTATGTGGTTCATCCCGATGCTGATGTCCAGTGTTGCAATCGGCTTTCTGTTCAATTACGCGCTGGCAACCAACGGCGGCATCGTCAGTTCCCTTTCGGCGCTGTTCGGCGGCGGAAATGTTGACCTGCTGGGCAATCCGAAAACCGCATTATTAACCGTTATCATGGTTATCTGCTGGCAGTTTGCACCGTTCTACATGGTTTACTTTATGGCAGCGTATACCAACATCCCGTTTGATGTTTACGAAGCAGCCACCATTGACGGCGCTACCCGCGGCCAGTACTTCCTGCACGTGGCACTGCCGCTGCTGGCACCTTCCATGAAAAGTGCAGCTATCCTTTCTATGGTTGGTTCCCTGAAATACTTCGATTTGATTTATGTCATGACCGGCGGCGGCCCCGGCACTTCCACGGAGCTGATGGCAACCTACATGTATAAGGAATCCTTTAAAAACTTTAACATGGGCTACGGCTCCACGATTGCAGGCGGAATGTTCATCCTGATTACGATTATTTCCCTGCTGACGATGCGTGCCATTAACGGAAAGGAGGAGAAGTAA
- a CDS encoding extracellular solute-binding protein, protein MKQSVLKKFIAASLAAAMAVSVTACGNTGGSSSTGGSAAGSTASKAATAEGDKEITFWDIATENPDKEIMEYAVKKFNETNKDGYHVTMVPTQNDNYKEKLVVAMSSGECPDMYTSWSGGPMNEYIDSGYAQPIDDLMKSSGVQDKLMEAAVAQATYNGHIYAVPMLNVSMAGVFYNKEMFQKYNIKVPTTLSELEKAADTLKSNGITPFALANSSKWTGSMYFQCLAARKAGLDPFRNAVAGKGSFEDECFTYAGDKIQEWTKKGYFPDGVNSLSEDDGQARQLLYQEKAGMDLIGSWYTGNIKTDSADFYKKVGWFSFPKIDGSTADDTIQIGTVGDQFISFNCKGDKLKAAFECAKLYSSDEAVDLMIKNGKIPPIKGVDSKLSDPLTKQICEAANKASSVQLWYDQYLPPAVAETHLNTCQEMFGLTMTPKDAAAKMQKSMKDYLANKSSSSASKK, encoded by the coding sequence ATGAAACAAAGTGTATTGAAAAAGTTCATCGCCGCATCTTTGGCGGCCGCAATGGCAGTTTCAGTTACCGCCTGCGGAAATACCGGCGGCAGCTCCAGCACGGGAGGCTCGGCAGCTGGTTCTACTGCGAGCAAAGCCGCAACCGCAGAGGGTGACAAGGAGATTACCTTCTGGGATATCGCTACAGAGAATCCGGACAAGGAAATTATGGAGTATGCCGTTAAGAAGTTCAATGAAACGAACAAAGACGGCTACCACGTAACTATGGTGCCAACCCAGAACGACAACTATAAAGAAAAATTGGTTGTTGCAATGAGTTCCGGCGAATGCCCGGATATGTACACCAGCTGGTCCGGCGGGCCGATGAATGAGTACATCGACTCCGGCTACGCACAGCCGATTGACGACCTGATGAAGTCATCCGGTGTGCAGGACAAGTTAATGGAAGCCGCTGTTGCACAGGCTACCTACAACGGTCACATTTACGCTGTACCAATGCTGAACGTTTCCATGGCTGGTGTTTTCTACAACAAGGAAATGTTCCAGAAGTACAACATCAAGGTGCCGACCACCCTTTCTGAACTGGAAAAGGCAGCAGATACTTTGAAGAGCAACGGCATTACCCCATTTGCGCTGGCAAACAGCAGCAAGTGGACAGGCTCCATGTATTTCCAATGCCTGGCAGCCCGTAAGGCTGGCTTGGACCCGTTCCGTAACGCGGTGGCTGGCAAGGGAAGCTTTGAGGACGAGTGCTTCACCTATGCGGGCGACAAGATTCAGGAATGGACCAAGAAGGGTTATTTCCCGGACGGCGTCAATTCCCTGAGTGAGGATGACGGGCAAGCTCGTCAGCTGCTGTATCAGGAGAAAGCCGGTATGGATCTGATCGGTTCCTGGTACACTGGCAACATCAAAACAGACAGCGCAGATTTCTATAAGAAAGTCGGTTGGTTCTCCTTCCCGAAGATTGACGGAAGCACAGCAGATGATACCATCCAGATTGGTACTGTTGGTGACCAGTTCATTTCCTTTAACTGCAAGGGCGACAAGCTGAAAGCAGCCTTTGAATGTGCAAAACTCTACTCTTCCGATGAAGCAGTGGATTTGATGATCAAGAACGGCAAGATCCCGCCAATCAAGGGTGTAGACAGCAAGCTGAGTGACCCGCTGACCAAGCAGATTTGCGAAGCAGCCAACAAGGCTTCCAGCGTGCAGCTTTGGTATGACCAGTACCTGCCGCCGGCGGTTGCAGAAACACACCTGAACACTTGCCAGGAAATGTTCGGTCTGACCATGACCCCGAAGGATGCTGCGGCAAAGATGCAGAAATCCATGAAGGATTATCTTGCAAACAAGAGCAGCAGCAGCGCGTCCAAGAAATAG
- a CDS encoding glycoside hydrolase family 30 protein gives MIEHIQSTQGACWQPAEVQPGVHSEDTLSLTGKKAQTVRGFGGCFNELGWHALQKLSPEKRQAYFDELFLPQNTGFQFGRLPIGANDFSMQWYCSSEVPEDYELEHFQIDRDQQMTIPFIREALQRSPEMTLFASPWSPPPWMKTRPVYNYGCMRMEEKVLRTYADYFLRFVEAYREQGISIRQLHVQNEPMADQKFPSCLWSGADMRDFIGGYLGPAVKKSRLPLELWLGTINGPFVDFEGIAGGAPAGEYFDLFENTILSDKQARSYLTGVGFQWGGKHVIEQTRIAYPELRYMQTESEYGDGKNSWTQMEYIFRQMWLYFHHGVESYVYWNLALPSDSVSTWGWQQNSLVTVTEDGTLVWQPEFYLMKHLSHFVKKNAKVLSVSGRWSANTIAFQNPDGSVVLEVGNGMDIERSFSFAQECMEFTAELPPHSIHTFCIS, from the coding sequence ATGATTGAGCACATACAAAGTACGCAGGGAGCCTGCTGGCAGCCGGCAGAGGTGCAGCCGGGCGTACACAGCGAAGATACTCTGAGTCTGACTGGCAAAAAAGCGCAAACTGTCCGGGGCTTTGGTGGCTGTTTTAACGAACTGGGGTGGCATGCACTGCAAAAGCTTTCCCCGGAAAAACGGCAGGCATATTTTGACGAACTGTTTCTGCCGCAGAACACCGGTTTTCAGTTTGGGCGGCTGCCGATTGGCGCAAATGATTTCAGCATGCAGTGGTACTGCAGCAGCGAGGTGCCGGAGGACTATGAGCTGGAGCATTTTCAGATTGACCGGGACCAGCAGATGACGATTCCGTTTATCCGGGAAGCACTGCAGCGCAGTCCGGAAATGACGCTGTTTGCTTCCCCATGGAGTCCGCCGCCGTGGATGAAGACCCGCCCGGTTTACAACTATGGTTGTATGCGTATGGAAGAAAAGGTACTTCGCACTTACGCGGATTATTTTCTTCGTTTTGTGGAAGCTTACCGAGAACAGGGAATCTCTATTCGGCAGCTGCACGTGCAGAACGAGCCGATGGCGGACCAGAAGTTTCCTTCCTGCCTGTGGAGCGGTGCGGATATGCGCGACTTTATCGGCGGATATTTGGGGCCGGCAGTGAAAAAGAGCAGGCTGCCGCTGGAACTGTGGCTCGGTACGATTAACGGACCGTTTGTGGACTTTGAGGGAATTGCGGGCGGCGCACCTGCGGGCGAGTATTTTGATTTGTTTGAAAATACGATTCTTTCGGACAAGCAGGCTCGTTCTTACCTGACCGGCGTTGGTTTCCAGTGGGGCGGCAAGCATGTGATTGAACAGACACGCATTGCCTATCCGGAACTGCGCTATATGCAGACGGAAAGTGAGTACGGCGACGGAAAGAACAGTTGGACGCAAATGGAGTATATTTTTCGGCAAATGTGGTTATATTTTCATCACGGTGTGGAAAGCTATGTGTATTGGAATCTTGCATTGCCCAGTGACAGCGTAAGCACCTGGGGCTGGCAGCAAAATTCCCTTGTGACAGTGACAGAAGACGGAACACTGGTTTGGCAGCCGGAGTTTTACCTAATGAAGCATCTTTCTCATTTTGTCAAAAAGAACGCAAAGGTACTTTCCGTCAGCGGCCGCTGGAGCGCAAACACAATCGCTTTTCAGAATCCGGATGGTTCAGTTGTTCTGGAGGTCGGCAATGGTATGGACATCGAGCGGAGCTTTTCCTTTGCGCAGGAATGCATGGAATTTACCGCAGAACTGCCACCGCATTCGATTCACACATTCTGCATTTCGTAA